One genomic region from Tripterygium wilfordii isolate XIE 37 chromosome 20, ASM1340144v1, whole genome shotgun sequence encodes:
- the LOC119987480 gene encoding O-fucosyltransferase 29, protein MGVAKSWRFSLISANLALLQQQNGYKNGGSNKQNVCWRWKWRWRSSSSHLQRRKISWPLVCGLMLFVLGLISLFTGHLASDLEWYSPGIVKRSIFPISDGARRESIDIWKSKYSKHFYACSERGPRFAPAVRERSSNGYLLIGTSGGLNQQRTGITDAVVVARILNATLVVPELDHHSYWKDDSDFVNIFDVDWFIASLAKDVTTVKRVPDKVMRSMDKPPYSMRVPRKSSPEYYIDQVLPVLLRRQVVQLTKFDFRLANDLDKDLQKLRCRVNYHALRFRKPIRVLGQRLVMSMRQMAKRYIAVHLRFEPDMLAFSGCYYGGGDKERYELGEIRKRWATLPDLSADGERKRGKCPLTPEEVGLMLRALGFTNDTFLYVASGEIYGGERTLRPLRELFPNFYTKEMLVNEELKPFLSYSSRLAAIDYIVCDESDVFVTNNNGNMAKILAGRRRYMGHKRTIRPNAKRLSALFMARDQMDWDTFAKKVKSGQRGFMGEPDEIRPGRGEFHEYPHPCICKKPFSNEGDRFTKGKRSVQRLKKGSKSKALISEEYNEADELFAD, encoded by the exons ATGGGAGTGGCCAAGTCGTGGAGATTCAGCTTGATATCGGCGAACCTGGCGCTGTTACAGCAGCAAAACGGATACAAAAACGGGGGCAGTAACAAGCAAAATGTATGTTGGAGGTGGAAGTGGCGGTGGAGATCTTCATCGTCGCATTTGCAGAGGAGGAAGATCTCATGGCCGCTGGTCTGTGGATTGATGCTGTTTGTTTTGGGCTTGATTTCGCTATTCACAGGCCACTTGGCCTCTGATCTCGAGTGGTACTCACCGGGAATAGTCAAGCGCAGCATATTCCCAATATCG GATGGAGCTCGTCGTGAGTCAATTGATATTTGGAAATCAAAGTACTCAAAGCACTTCTATGCTTGCAGTGAAAGAGGCCCCCGTTTTGCAC CTGCTGTGCGTGAACGATCATCAAATGGCTATTTGCTGATTGGAACAAGTGGAGGGCTGAACCAACAAAGAACCGGA ATAACAGATGCGGTAGTTGTGGCAAGGATACTTAATGCTACATTAGTTGTACCAGAGTTGGATCATCATTCCTATTGGAAGGATGACAG CGACTTTGTCAACATATTTGATGTTGATTGGTTCATTGCATCCCTTGCAAAAGATGTGACCACAGTCAAAAGAGTTCCTGATAAAGTCATGCGATCAATGGATAAACCTCCATACAGCATGCGTGTCCCAAGAAAATCATCCCCTGAATATTACATTGATCAAGTTCTGCCAGTACTATTGAGAAGACAA GTTGTGCAGTTGACTAAGTTTGATTTCAGACTTGCAAATGATCTTGATAAAGACCTGCAGAAGCTGCGTTGCCGTGTTAACTACCATGCATTAAGATTTAGAAAGCCCATAAGAGTACTTGGTCAGAGACTAGTCATGAGTATGCGACAGATGGCCAAACGTTACATTGCAGTTCACTTGAG GTTTGAACCCGATATGCTAGCATTTTCGGGATGTTACTATGGTGGCGGTGATAAAGAGAGATACGAGCTTGGGGAAATAAGAAAAAGATGGGCAACATTACCA GATTTAAGCGCTGATGGAGAGAGAAAGCGAGGGAAATGTCCGCTTACTCCTGAAGAGGTGGGATTAATGCTGAGGGCACTTGGTTTCACAAATGATACATTCCTCTACGTTGCATCTGGTGAAATCTATGGAGGAGAAAGGACTCTACGACCCCTCAGAGAACTCTTCCCCAACTTCTATACAAAGGAAATGCTCGTTAATGAAGAACTGAAACCTTTTCTATCTTACTCTTCACGCCTAGCTGCCATTGACTACATTGTCTGTGATGAGAGTGATGTTTTTGTCACTAATAATAATGGAAATATGGCCAAGATTCTTGCAGGTCGAAG GAGGTACATGGGCCACAAGAGGACAATCAGACCCAATGCAAAAAGGCTCAGTGCATTGTTTATGGCAAGGGACCAGATGGATTGGGATACATTTGCTAAAAAGGTTAAATCAGGCCAGAGAGGATTCATGGGAGAGCCAGATGAAATTAGGCCAGGACGAGGTGAGTTTCATGAGTATCCACATCCATGTATCTGCAAGAAACCATTCAGCAATGAAGGAGATCGCTTCACCAAAGGCAAAAGGAGCGTGCAAAGACTGAAGAAGGGAAGCAAGAGCAAGGCACTAATATCTGAAGAATATAACGAAGCTGACGAGTTATTTGCAGACTAA
- the LOC119986654 gene encoding protein NONRESPONDING TO OXYLIPINS 2, mitochondrial-like isoform X4 — protein MASCCSRARAIINRSSLPSIKSALRSNVPKSSLAGSPPMPSSSRSPLSSASPLRRLSFSRTPCELGCMASMLPLHSAVATARMTSCLSTTSRSCRSLSQDGVDGT, from the exons ATGGCATCGTGTTGCAGCAGAGCCAGAGCCATCATCAACAGATCATCTCTGCCGTCTATCAAATCCGCTCTTAGATCTAATGTTCCCAAATCCTCGCTCGCCGGATCTCCCCCAATGCCCTCATCCTCTCGAAGCCCTCTTTCATCCGCTTCTCCTCTTCGCCGACTCTCCTTCTCCAG GACTCCGTGCGAGCTGGGATGCATGGCATCTATGTTGCCGCTACACAGTGCAGTGGCGACGGCGAGGATGACATCGTGCCTGAGTACAACGTCGAGGAGTTGCCGTTCGCTTTCACAGG
- the LOC119986654 gene encoding protein NONRESPONDING TO OXYLIPINS 2, mitochondrial-like isoform X3, translated as MASCCSRARAIINRSSLPSIKSALRSNVPKSSLAGSPPMPSSSRSPLSSASPLRRLSFSRTPCELGCMASMLPLHSAVATARMTSCLSTTSRSCRSLSQELGLSVPR; from the exons ATGGCATCGTGTTGCAGCAGAGCCAGAGCCATCATCAACAGATCATCTCTGCCGTCTATCAAATCCGCTCTTAGATCTAATGTTCCCAAATCCTCGCTCGCCGGATCTCCCCCAATGCCCTCATCCTCTCGAAGCCCTCTTTCATCCGCTTCTCCTCTTCGCCGACTCTCCTTCTCCAG GACTCCGTGCGAGCTGGGATGCATGGCATCTATGTTGCCGCTACACAGTGCAGTGGCGACGGCGAGGATGACATCGTGCCTGAGTACAACGTCGAGGAGTTGCCGTTCGCTTTCACAGG
- the LOC119986654 gene encoding protein NONRESPONDING TO OXYLIPINS 2, mitochondrial-like isoform X2, which produces MASCCSRARAIINRSSLPSIKSALRSNVPKSSLAGSPPMPSSSRSPLSSASPLRRLSFSRTPCELGCMASMLPLHSAVATARMTSCLSTTSRSCRSLSQGTLCCTSPGL; this is translated from the exons ATGGCATCGTGTTGCAGCAGAGCCAGAGCCATCATCAACAGATCATCTCTGCCGTCTATCAAATCCGCTCTTAGATCTAATGTTCCCAAATCCTCGCTCGCCGGATCTCCCCCAATGCCCTCATCCTCTCGAAGCCCTCTTTCATCCGCTTCTCCTCTTCGCCGACTCTCCTTCTCCAG GACTCCGTGCGAGCTGGGATGCATGGCATCTATGTTGCCGCTACACAGTGCAGTGGCGACGGCGAGGATGACATCGTGCCTGAGTACAACGTCGAGGAGTTGCCGTTCGCTTTCACAGGGTACACTCTGCTGCACCTCTCCCGGGCTCTAA